In Achromobacter spanius, the following proteins share a genomic window:
- a CDS encoding glutathione S-transferase family protein, with protein MLTVHHLGKSQSERIVWLCEELAIPYNLKVYDRDPVTRLAPPEYKALHPLGTAPIITDGDVVLAESTAIVEYLLTRHGDGRLTVPPTSPDYANYLYWFHFANGSLQPSLMRCMVLARAEVPADKPAVQFADARRQQALALVDKQLGKTDYLAGNVLTAADIIAVFSLTTMRLFYPYDLSPYPNILGYLQRIGTRDAYRHAMKKGDPDMAPMLS; from the coding sequence ATGCTGACCGTGCATCATCTGGGAAAATCGCAATCCGAACGCATCGTGTGGCTGTGCGAGGAACTCGCCATCCCGTACAACCTGAAGGTTTATGACCGCGACCCCGTCACGCGGCTGGCCCCGCCTGAATACAAGGCGCTGCACCCGCTGGGCACCGCGCCCATCATCACCGACGGCGACGTGGTGCTGGCCGAATCCACCGCCATCGTGGAATACCTGTTGACCCGCCACGGCGACGGCCGCCTGACGGTGCCGCCCACCAGCCCGGACTATGCCAACTACCTGTATTGGTTCCACTTCGCCAACGGCTCGCTGCAACCCAGCCTGATGCGCTGCATGGTGCTGGCCCGCGCCGAGGTTCCCGCCGACAAGCCCGCCGTGCAGTTCGCCGACGCGCGGCGCCAGCAGGCCTTGGCGTTGGTCGACAAACAGTTGGGCAAGACCGATTACCTGGCCGGCAATGTCTTGACCGCCGCCGACATCATCGCTGTGTTCTCGTTGACGACGATGCGCCTGTTCTATCCCTACGACTTGTCGCCGTATCCGAACATCCTGGGGTATCTACAGCGCATCGGCACGCGCGATGCGTATCGCCACGCCATGAAAAAAGGCGACCCTGATATGGCGCCTATGTTGTCCTGA
- a CDS encoding nucleoside deaminase, translating to MINDLDKKHLARCIELAKRALELGDQPFGSVLVSANGEVLFEDHNHVSGGDHTQHPEFEIARWAANHVPAAERASCTVYTSGEHCAMCSAAHGWVGLGRIVYAASSKQYAQWMKEWGVAPSRVKTLAIQDVIEGVTVDGPVPEFAEQIKLVHQENVRRRA from the coding sequence ATGATCAACGACCTAGACAAAAAACACCTGGCCCGCTGCATTGAGCTGGCCAAGCGCGCGTTGGAGCTGGGCGATCAGCCCTTTGGTTCCGTGCTGGTGTCCGCCAACGGCGAGGTGCTGTTTGAAGACCATAACCACGTCTCGGGCGGCGATCACACCCAGCATCCGGAATTTGAAATTGCCCGTTGGGCGGCCAACCACGTGCCGGCAGCGGAGCGCGCGTCTTGCACCGTCTATACCTCGGGTGAGCACTGCGCGATGTGTTCGGCGGCGCATGGCTGGGTGGGTCTAGGGCGCATTGTGTATGCGGCGTCTTCGAAGCAGTATGCGCAGTGGATGAAGGAATGGGGCGTGGCGCCGTCGCGCGTAAAAACGTTGGCGATTCAAGACGTTATTGAGGGGGTGACGGTTGATGGCCCCGTGCCGGAGTTCGCGGAGCAGATCAAGCTGGTGCATCAAGAAAACGTGCGGCGCCGGGCGTAG
- a CDS encoding BPSL1445 family SYLF domain-containing lipoprotein, protein MNKISSTWRRTTVAVTLGVASVMFAGCTTTTPADKATSAEKRQELNAAANATLTKLYEGSPQSRQLVERARGVLVFPDVLSASFIVGAQHGTGVLRVKGQDTGYYSISGGSIGFQAGAQSKAMVLLFMTDDALAKFRASSGWTIGADASVAVANVGANGTIDSNTAQQPIVGFVLNNGGLMAGVSVDGNKISPTTL, encoded by the coding sequence ATGAATAAGATCTCTTCTACATGGCGTAGGACCACGGTGGCGGTGACGCTGGGCGTGGCGAGTGTGATGTTCGCGGGTTGCACAACAACCACCCCCGCCGACAAGGCCACGTCGGCCGAGAAGCGGCAAGAGCTGAACGCCGCCGCCAACGCCACGCTGACCAAGCTGTACGAGGGCTCGCCGCAATCCAGGCAGTTGGTGGAACGCGCGCGCGGCGTACTGGTATTTCCAGACGTGCTTAGCGCCAGCTTCATCGTCGGCGCGCAACACGGCACCGGCGTGCTGCGGGTGAAAGGGCAAGACACGGGCTACTACAGCATCAGTGGCGGGTCGATCGGCTTTCAAGCCGGCGCCCAATCCAAGGCCATGGTGCTGTTGTTCATGACGGATGACGCCCTTGCCAAGTTCCGCGCCAGCAGCGGTTGGACCATCGGCGCCGACGCCTCCGTGGCCGTGGCCAATGTGGGCGCCAATGGCACCATTGATTCCAACACCGCCCAGCAGCCTATCGTGGGCTTCGTGCTGAACAACGGCGGCTTGATGGCCGGCGTGTCGGTGGACGGCAACAAGATCTCGCCGACAACGCTGTAA
- a CDS encoding helix-turn-helix domain-containing protein, which yields MHDLAEKLYEVGGIDQKTMREYDDLCIPPVPDFTKAMIAKIRKDANVSQSLFAKYLNTSPSTVQKWETGAKKPSGAAARLLQVVKKHGIEVLA from the coding sequence ATTCACGACCTTGCTGAAAAGCTGTACGAAGTCGGCGGTATCGATCAGAAAACGATGCGCGAGTACGACGATTTATGCATACCCCCCGTGCCAGACTTTACAAAAGCCATGATCGCGAAGATTCGTAAGGACGCAAACGTTAGCCAGAGCTTGTTTGCGAAGTACTTGAATACGAGCCCATCGACGGTACAAAAATGGGAAACCGGGGCTAAGAAGCCGAGCGGAGCTGCCGCAAGGCTATTGCAGGTCGTGAAGAAGCATGGAATCGAGGTGCTGGCTTAA
- a CDS encoding HpcH/HpaI aldolase family protein: MELPINTFKRALREQRHQTGLWVTLGAANSTEMVAASGFDWLLLDTEHTPVVLPTVMAQLQAAGAYSSHPVVRPSWNDKVQIKQYLDIGAQTLLLPYVQNADEAQSAVAGMRYAPRGTRGVSGTMRATRYGRVADYMRRCEEELCLLVQAETGEALENLDAMIAVDGVDGVFIGPADLAASLGYPGEPQHPKVVAEVESAIKRIRAAGKAPGVLTGDETLARRYIEAGSLFTAVGVDAAILVRHCDQLAARFAQV, translated from the coding sequence ATGGAACTCCCCATCAATACGTTTAAACGCGCGCTGCGCGAACAGCGCCATCAAACTGGGCTGTGGGTTACGCTTGGGGCTGCGAACAGCACGGAAATGGTGGCGGCCAGCGGCTTTGATTGGCTGCTGCTGGATACCGAGCACACGCCCGTGGTGCTGCCGACGGTAATGGCGCAGTTGCAGGCGGCAGGCGCGTACAGCAGCCATCCGGTGGTGCGGCCATCGTGGAATGACAAGGTGCAGATCAAGCAGTATCTGGATATTGGCGCGCAGACGTTGCTGCTGCCTTATGTGCAGAACGCGGATGAGGCGCAAAGCGCGGTGGCAGGCATGCGTTATGCGCCGCGTGGGACAAGGGGCGTCAGCGGAACGATGCGCGCAACGCGGTATGGACGCGTGGCGGACTATATGCGTCGGTGCGAAGAGGAACTGTGTTTGCTGGTGCAGGCAGAGACTGGCGAGGCGCTGGAGAATCTGGACGCCATGATTGCGGTGGATGGGGTCGATGGCGTGTTTATTGGGCCTGCGGATCTGGCTGCCAGTTTGGGGTATCCGGGCGAGCCTCAGCATCCGAAGGTGGTGGCCGAGGTGGAAAGCGCCATCAAGCGCATCCGCGCGGCGGGCAAGGCACCGGGGGTATTGACGGGGGATGAGACGTTGGCGCGGCGGTATATCGAGGCCGGGAGCTTGTTTACGGCGGTGGGCGTGGACGCGGCGATCTTGGTGCGGCATTGCGATCAGTTGGCGGCGCGGTTCGCACAGGTTTGA
- the hpaH gene encoding 2-oxo-hept-4-ene-1,7-dioate hydratase, with protein MLNDEDRARAASLLLEAERSGVPTTQLDQAFPGIEIADAYAIQQRNIDQKIADGAKLRGHKIGLTSKAMQSTVGIDEPDYGHLLDTMFYQDGQTIPTDKLIVPRVEVELAFVLGKPLQGPDVSLFDVLDATDYVVPALELIDGRSKYPRRIVDNIADNAACAGIVLGGRPVRPMDIDLRWVGALLLKNGVIEESGVSAAVLGHPALGIAWLANKLAQHGAGLEAGHIVLAGSFTRTVAVKRGDTLHADYGKLGSISVHFS; from the coding sequence ATGCTTAACGACGAAGACCGCGCCCGCGCGGCCAGCCTGCTGCTTGAAGCCGAGCGCAGCGGCGTGCCCACCACGCAGCTGGACCAGGCGTTTCCCGGCATCGAGATTGCGGATGCGTACGCCATCCAGCAACGCAATATCGACCAGAAGATTGCCGACGGCGCCAAGCTGCGCGGCCACAAGATCGGCCTGACGTCCAAGGCCATGCAAAGCACCGTGGGTATCGATGAGCCGGACTACGGCCATTTGCTGGACACGATGTTCTATCAGGATGGGCAGACCATTCCCACCGACAAGCTGATCGTGCCGCGCGTGGAGGTGGAGCTGGCTTTCGTGCTGGGCAAGCCGCTGCAAGGCCCCGACGTGAGCCTGTTCGATGTGTTGGATGCCACGGATTACGTGGTGCCGGCGCTGGAACTGATTGACGGTCGCAGCAAGTACCCACGGCGCATCGTGGACAACATTGCCGACAACGCTGCGTGCGCCGGCATCGTGCTGGGCGGTCGCCCGGTGCGGCCGATGGATATTGATCTACGCTGGGTCGGCGCCCTGCTTCTTAAAAATGGTGTGATCGAAGAATCGGGCGTGTCGGCGGCGGTGCTGGGGCATCCGGCGTTGGGTATTGCGTGGCTGGCGAACAAGCTTGCCCAGCACGGCGCCGGGCTGGAAGCCGGGCACATCGTGCTGGCGGGATCTTTCACGCGCACCGTTGCGGTGAAGCGCGGCGATACGCTGCATGCCGATTACGGCAAGCTGGGCAGCATCTCGGTGCATTTCTCATAA
- a CDS encoding DUF4034 domain-containing protein, with translation MTASPNPIDTHLARRAEIRQLLQSGQFDELDAILEPAALRWLDSKGESFGYRWLLDEIRDPQLSAADNLARLRAWRDARPASYHAHLAYGNQWETIAGNIRSSTTADYVDDEQWVGAMMARDHAVAAFLQAMALHERPAVAVQRTMRVCAYLGEPEWLAGLATAAPTTPQTSLQLAPPASHDALQAHWPAEVWEQGLSLLAEHSGMGLAELPASLPAGLPARQPGDDEDPKTYWLRTALALRPNDVGALSAYLYFLYPRWGGSHAAMDAFINGPVCAGLTEAERDELRFHKEFDYLGYTAFHPEPDDEEQIEVFLKAFEQWLTLQLPAEQRAVALCHYANFETMRARRVDDDGEVHWDTALLQHAYDLLTQACATAPADVDLTDEAYPGTLFTLQACLWFKGMPDTQGLFRQILLRGAHWGDDVEAVLLAAVGSQFGLFGLQVGELDTQALLERGFALDREAREFNLPQLGRNLWGDVSPDAALFLWQEGAARGRSDALMSLSELYAGKIDAQYDGIDKTAARDWLTRAAEAGHLVARNNLAYAAIDEGRDISTGEYQTYRLWLENNWHVADRGSRMEAMAARNLSWLMLMHSGSDEDQRTALDRVLPWLWDLSNEGDRETAARSYAIAFMEGRGCEPNAYLAKVWIARACALSPDDEYLQRLSGEINDDSGWFGGWRLRRRMEQARARVDARGRELTFGRGEADA, from the coding sequence ATGACTGCATCCCCCAACCCCATCGACACCCATCTCGCGCGTCGCGCGGAAATTCGGCAACTGCTGCAAAGCGGCCAGTTTGATGAACTGGACGCCATCCTGGAACCCGCCGCCTTGCGGTGGCTGGACAGCAAGGGAGAGTCCTTCGGGTACCGGTGGTTGTTGGACGAAATCCGCGATCCGCAACTGTCTGCCGCCGACAACCTTGCCCGCCTGCGCGCGTGGCGCGACGCGCGGCCTGCGTCGTATCACGCGCATCTTGCCTACGGCAACCAGTGGGAGACCATAGCCGGCAACATCCGCAGCAGCACCACCGCCGACTACGTGGACGATGAGCAATGGGTAGGCGCGATGATGGCTCGCGACCATGCCGTGGCCGCGTTCCTGCAAGCCATGGCCTTGCACGAGCGGCCGGCGGTGGCCGTGCAGCGGACCATGCGGGTCTGCGCGTACCTGGGCGAACCTGAATGGCTGGCGGGCTTGGCCACCGCCGCACCGACCACGCCTCAGACCTCGCTTCAACTTGCCCCCCCGGCGTCGCACGACGCGCTACAGGCGCACTGGCCCGCCGAGGTTTGGGAGCAAGGCCTGAGCCTGCTGGCCGAACACAGCGGCATGGGCCTGGCCGAGCTTCCGGCTTCTTTACCTGCCGGCCTGCCCGCGCGCCAGCCTGGCGACGACGAAGATCCCAAAACCTATTGGCTGCGCACGGCGCTTGCCCTGCGCCCGAATGATGTGGGCGCGCTGAGCGCGTACCTGTACTTCCTGTATCCGCGTTGGGGCGGCAGCCACGCCGCGATGGACGCGTTTATCAACGGCCCCGTGTGCGCCGGCCTGACCGAGGCCGAGCGCGATGAACTGCGGTTCCATAAGGAATTCGATTACCTCGGCTACACCGCCTTTCATCCGGAGCCGGACGACGAGGAGCAGATCGAGGTCTTCCTCAAGGCGTTCGAGCAATGGCTGACCTTGCAACTTCCCGCCGAGCAACGCGCCGTGGCCCTGTGCCACTACGCCAACTTCGAAACCATGCGCGCGCGCCGAGTCGACGACGACGGTGAGGTGCATTGGGATACCGCGCTGCTGCAACACGCCTACGATCTGCTGACGCAAGCCTGCGCGACGGCTCCCGCCGATGTCGACCTGACGGACGAGGCCTACCCCGGCACGCTGTTCACCTTGCAGGCCTGCCTGTGGTTCAAGGGCATGCCCGACACGCAGGGCCTGTTCCGCCAGATCCTGCTGCGTGGCGCGCACTGGGGAGATGATGTGGAAGCCGTGCTGCTGGCGGCAGTGGGCAGCCAGTTCGGCCTGTTTGGCTTGCAGGTCGGCGAGCTTGATACCCAGGCGCTGCTGGAACGCGGCTTTGCGTTGGACCGCGAAGCCCGCGAGTTCAACCTGCCGCAGTTGGGCCGCAACCTGTGGGGCGACGTATCGCCCGACGCCGCGTTGTTCCTGTGGCAGGAAGGCGCCGCGCGTGGGCGCTCGGATGCGCTGATGTCGCTAAGCGAACTGTATGCGGGCAAGATCGACGCCCAATACGACGGTATCGACAAGACCGCCGCGCGCGATTGGCTGACGCGCGCCGCCGAAGCCGGCCATCTGGTGGCCCGCAACAATCTGGCGTATGCCGCCATCGACGAAGGCCGCGACATTTCAACGGGCGAATACCAGACGTACCGGCTCTGGCTGGAAAACAACTGGCATGTAGCCGATCGCGGTTCTCGCATGGAAGCGATGGCCGCGCGCAATCTGAGCTGGCTGATGCTGATGCACAGCGGTTCGGACGAAGACCAGCGCACCGCACTGGACCGCGTGCTGCCCTGGCTGTGGGACCTAAGCAATGAGGGCGACCGCGAAACCGCCGCCCGCAGCTACGCCATCGCGTTCATGGAAGGACGCGGCTGCGAGCCCAATGCGTATCTGGCCAAGGTGTGGATTGCGCGCGCCTGCGCGCTGTCGCCCGACGATGAATACTTGCAGCGCTTAAGCGGCGAAATCAATGACGACAGTGGCTGGTTTGGTGGCTGGCGCTTGCGGCGGCGCATGGAACAGGCCCGCGCGCGTGTGGATGCGCGGGGCCGCGAGCTGACGTTTGGCCGGGGCGAAGCGGACGCCTGA
- a CDS encoding fumarylacetoacetate hydrolase family protein: MKLLTYRHEGRTHFGALRGQDQIVALDGHGHGYDSLRAALEADALPALAKLADKLPATHKLNEVRLLPPIPSPEKIICVGVNYGKRNEEYKDGSAPPAYPSVFPRFPGSFVGHGEPLLRPPESEQLDYEGEIAIIIGKAGRRIATEDAWSHVAGLTCLNEGTVRDWIKHGKFNVTQGKNFDASGSMGPWMVTADEFDPAAPLTVTTRVNGELRQQDATDNLMFPFAELIRYISIWTTLQPGDVISTGTPIGAGVRFTPPRFLKPGDVVEVEVAGIGVLSNPVADEAAAH, encoded by the coding sequence ATGAAACTGCTGACTTATAGGCATGAAGGCCGCACGCACTTTGGCGCGCTGCGTGGCCAGGACCAGATCGTGGCCTTGGATGGACATGGCCATGGTTATGACAGCCTGCGCGCTGCGCTGGAAGCCGATGCCCTGCCCGCGCTGGCCAAATTGGCCGACAAGCTTCCCGCCACGCACAAGCTAAATGAGGTGCGGCTGTTGCCGCCGATTCCTTCGCCAGAAAAAATCATCTGCGTGGGCGTGAACTACGGCAAGCGCAACGAGGAATATAAAGACGGCAGCGCGCCGCCCGCCTACCCCAGCGTGTTTCCGCGCTTTCCGGGTTCGTTCGTGGGTCATGGCGAACCCTTGCTGCGCCCCCCGGAATCCGAGCAACTGGATTACGAAGGCGAGATCGCCATCATCATCGGCAAGGCCGGCCGCCGCATCGCCACCGAGGACGCCTGGAGCCACGTCGCGGGCCTGACCTGCCTGAACGAAGGCACGGTGCGCGACTGGATCAAGCACGGCAAGTTCAACGTAACGCAGGGCAAGAACTTTGACGCCAGCGGGTCGATGGGGCCGTGGATGGTGACAGCCGATGAATTCGACCCCGCCGCGCCGTTGACGGTGACGACGCGCGTCAACGGCGAACTGCGGCAGCAAGACGCCACCGACAACCTGATGTTCCCGTTCGCGGAACTGATCCGCTACATCTCCATCTGGACCACGCTGCAACCCGGCGATGTGATCTCTACCGGCACGCCCATCGGCGCGGGCGTGCGCTTCACGCCGCCGCGCTTCTTGAAGCCGGGCGATGTGGTCGAGGTGGAAGTGGCCGGCATCGGCGTGTTGTCCAACCCCGTGGCCGACGAAGCCGCCGCGCATTGA
- a CDS encoding type II toxin-antitoxin system RelE/ParE family toxin yields MTTSGAVGAMPKRARIFKTASFSTESRRAGITDDELRRVAAELFRGVGNTNLGGGVRKARLGNGNYRAILLKSRGVWLIFVYLYNKQDDKNISEKVLKGFKKLAADFKRMPQQAFEALIANGTLVEMSEND; encoded by the coding sequence GTGACTACATCAGGCGCAGTGGGTGCGATGCCTAAACGCGCTCGAATTTTTAAGACGGCAAGCTTTTCTACAGAGTCAAGGCGGGCGGGCATAACCGACGATGAACTGCGCCGCGTGGCCGCCGAGTTGTTCAGGGGCGTCGGAAATACGAATCTGGGAGGCGGTGTTCGAAAGGCAAGGCTCGGCAACGGCAACTACAGAGCCATACTGTTGAAGAGCAGGGGCGTTTGGTTGATCTTCGTGTACTTGTATAACAAGCAAGATGACAAGAACATTAGCGAAAAAGTACTCAAGGGGTTCAAGAAGCTTGCGGCCGATTTCAAACGCATGCCCCAGCAGGCATTCGAGGCCTTGATTGCCAATGGCACTTTAGTGGAGATGTCAGAAAATGACTAA
- a CDS encoding DUF899 domain-containing protein, which produces MTAATEPTGRMQTPPVVTADEWEAARQQLLLKEKAQTRARDALAAERRRMPWTPVDKAYTFDGPNGKLTLRDLFDKRRQLIIYRAFFEPGVYGWPEHACRGCSMVADQVAHLAHLNARDTTLVFVSRAPQADIARLKASMGWTMPWFTITDSFDADFSVDEWHGTNVFFRDGDRIFRTYFLNNRGDEQMGSTWNYLDITPLGRQEAWEDSPEGYPQTPAYTWWNWHDSYVPGAPPDQEWVEVSEAADKALMEQCCNKGKPAP; this is translated from the coding sequence ATGACCGCTGCCACTGAACCCACGGGCCGAATGCAGACGCCCCCCGTTGTCACCGCCGACGAATGGGAAGCCGCCCGCCAGCAGCTCCTGCTGAAAGAAAAAGCCCAAACCCGCGCCCGCGACGCCCTGGCCGCCGAGCGCCGACGCATGCCCTGGACGCCTGTCGACAAGGCATACACGTTCGACGGCCCGAACGGCAAGCTGACGCTGCGCGACCTGTTCGACAAGCGCCGCCAGCTCATCATCTATCGCGCCTTCTTCGAACCCGGCGTGTACGGCTGGCCCGAACACGCGTGCCGAGGCTGTTCCATGGTGGCCGATCAGGTCGCGCACCTGGCCCACTTGAATGCCCGCGACACCACGCTGGTCTTTGTTTCGCGCGCCCCGCAAGCCGACATCGCCCGCCTGAAGGCCAGCATGGGCTGGACGATGCCGTGGTTCACGATCACTGACAGCTTCGACGCGGATTTTAGTGTCGACGAATGGCATGGAACGAACGTGTTCTTTCGCGATGGCGACCGCATCTTCCGCACGTACTTTTTGAATAATCGTGGCGACGAGCAGATGGGCAGCACGTGGAACTACCTGGACATCACGCCGTTGGGCCGGCAGGAAGCGTGGGAGGATTCGCCTGAAGGGTATCCGCAGACGCCAGCGTACACCTGGTGGAACTGGCACGACAGTTATGTGCCAGGTGCGCCGCCAGATCAGGAGTGGGTCGAGGTGTCCGAGGCGGCAGACAAGGCGCTCATGGAGCAATGCTGCAACAAGGGTAAGCCAGCGCCGTAG
- a CDS encoding DUF6932 family protein: MIPAWNLQGVLPPVRPGAHGHDPDRSPYKSSLHSLIDAMGISCARLNILDGLLKFRAEIHRIGIDTGFQWLNGSFSEHVEVVEARDPRDVDVVTFLDLPNGLDQEALVARNPRLFDQAYVKDTYHVDAYWEVLGRPLQAESVQSVSYWYSMWSHRRDGMWKGFVQVELDPSEDVVAVQVLAQAKSELGVEP, from the coding sequence ATGATTCCTGCATGGAACCTTCAAGGCGTTCTTCCGCCGGTGCGCCCGGGTGCTCATGGGCACGATCCTGATCGTTCGCCATATAAATCGTCCCTTCATTCGCTGATCGACGCGATGGGGATATCGTGCGCTCGATTGAACATTCTTGATGGGCTTCTGAAGTTCCGCGCCGAGATTCACAGAATTGGAATCGACACGGGATTTCAATGGCTGAACGGCAGCTTTTCTGAACACGTCGAGGTTGTTGAAGCAAGAGACCCGCGTGACGTTGATGTTGTGACGTTTTTGGATCTTCCGAATGGGCTGGACCAAGAGGCACTAGTGGCTAGGAATCCACGTCTTTTCGATCAAGCGTATGTGAAAGACACCTATCACGTGGATGCCTATTGGGAAGTTCTGGGCCGCCCGCTGCAAGCCGAATCGGTTCAATCAGTATCCTATTGGTACAGCATGTGGTCCCATAGAAGAGACGGCATGTGGAAGGGCTTTGTTCAAGTGGAATTGGACCCGTCCGAAGATGTCGTTGCTGTTCAGGTGCTAGCTCAAGCCAAGAGCGAGCTTGGAGTCGAGCCATGA
- a CDS encoding UDP-N-acetylglucosamine 1-carboxyvinyltransferase has translation MSSLIVHGGTPLRGRIIPSANKNAVLPILCATLLTDQPLTLHGVPDITDVRKILDIFRTLGSEVKLDESTRTLNLHHRNTTFDATQHRLPEEMRSSIMLVPPLLARFGIARLEDNVKGCTLGVREIDPHVDIFRSFGGEVERASGSLLVRSSGTLKATHHWLDYASVTTTENFVLCAAAAVGESSLTNAASEPHVQEFCRFMAMMGADIDGIGTSRLTVRGGARLGGGEFTFEEDFHEITTFLALGAITGGDVVVRNRTPGNFPLIDRTFAKFGVQIEHKDGWSRALRSGPLKVQTPFTSNVLTKVEAAPWPYFPVDLLPIFIALGVCAEGNAMFWNKVYDGALGWTGELTKFGAHVFSSDPHRVVTFGGMPLTPAVVESPYIIRVAIALFMVASSIKGRSEIRNATPIRRAHPQFVENLRSLGVQVEWTSEE, from the coding sequence ATGTCCAGCCTCATCGTCCACGGTGGCACGCCCCTGCGCGGCCGCATCATTCCTTCGGCCAACAAGAATGCCGTGCTGCCCATTCTGTGCGCCACGCTCTTGACCGATCAGCCCTTGACGCTGCATGGCGTGCCGGACATTACCGATGTGCGCAAGATTCTCGACATCTTCCGCACGCTGGGCAGCGAGGTGAAGCTGGATGAGTCCACGCGCACGCTGAACCTGCATCACCGCAACACCACGTTCGACGCCACGCAGCACCGGCTGCCGGAAGAGATGCGCTCGTCGATCATGCTGGTGCCGCCGCTGTTGGCCCGCTTTGGGATCGCGCGGCTTGAGGACAACGTCAAGGGTTGCACACTGGGCGTGCGCGAGATTGATCCGCACGTGGACATCTTCCGCTCGTTCGGCGGTGAAGTGGAACGCGCCAGCGGATCTTTGCTGGTGCGCAGCAGCGGCACGTTGAAAGCCACGCATCACTGGCTGGATTACGCCTCGGTCACCACCACTGAAAACTTCGTGCTGTGCGCGGCGGCGGCTGTGGGGGAATCGTCATTGACCAATGCGGCGTCCGAGCCGCACGTGCAGGAATTCTGCCGCTTCATGGCGATGATGGGCGCCGATATTGATGGCATCGGCACGTCGCGCCTGACCGTGCGCGGCGGTGCGCGGCTGGGCGGCGGCGAATTCACCTTTGAAGAAGACTTCCACGAGATCACGACGTTCCTCGCGCTGGGCGCGATCACGGGTGGCGATGTCGTGGTGCGCAACCGCACGCCGGGCAATTTCCCGCTGATCGACCGCACGTTCGCCAAGTTCGGCGTGCAAATCGAACACAAGGATGGCTGGTCGCGGGCGCTGCGTTCAGGTCCGCTGAAGGTGCAGACGCCCTTCACCAGCAATGTGCTGACCAAGGTGGAAGCCGCGCCCTGGCCGTACTTTCCGGTGGACCTGCTGCCGATCTTCATTGCGCTGGGCGTGTGCGCCGAGGGCAATGCGATGTTCTGGAACAAGGTCTATGACGGCGCGCTGGGCTGGACGGGCGAGCTGACGAAGTTCGGCGCGCACGTGTTCTCGTCGGACCCGCACCGCGTGGTGACGTTCGGCGGCATGCCGCTGACGCCGGCCGTGGTGGAAAGCCCCTACATCATCCGCGTGGCGATCGCGCTGTTCATGGTGGCCAGCAGCATCAAGGGCCGCTCGGAAATCCGCAACGCGACGCCGATCCGCCGCGCGCATCCGCAGTTTGTGGAAAACCTGCGCAGCCTGGGCGTGCAGGTCGAATGGACTAGCGAGGAGTAA
- a CDS encoding isochorismatase family cysteine hydrolase encodes MSTMNTLVPARSALLVMHYQTDIINLFPSVAPTLLANTRTLCDAARRQGIRVYFAQIRFSLGYPEVSPLNKNGQGIKQLGLFTDDQISPELDRQPDEPIIIAHRASVFFGTDLELRLSAQGIDTLLMVGIASTGVMLSSIAHASDADYRLFTVKDCCYDPDVIVHEHLFSTAFASRTTVLSLADALALLA; translated from the coding sequence ATGAGCACCATGAACACCCTCGTGCCCGCCCGCAGCGCGTTGCTGGTCATGCATTATCAGACCGACATCATCAACCTGTTCCCCTCGGTCGCGCCCACCTTGCTAGCGAACACGCGCACGCTTTGCGACGCGGCACGGCGCCAAGGGATCAGGGTTTACTTCGCGCAGATTCGGTTCAGCCTCGGCTATCCCGAGGTCAGTCCGTTAAACAAAAACGGGCAAGGCATCAAACAACTTGGTCTGTTCACCGACGATCAGATTTCGCCGGAATTGGACCGGCAGCCTGATGAGCCGATCATCATCGCCCATCGCGCCAGCGTGTTTTTTGGTACCGACCTTGAATTGCGGCTTTCGGCCCAAGGCATCGATACGCTGCTGATGGTGGGCATTGCGTCCACCGGCGTCATGCTGTCGTCGATCGCGCATGCAAGCGATGCGGACTATCGATTATTTACCGTCAAAGACTGCTGCTACGACCCGGATGTGATCGTGCACGAGCACCTGTTTTCGACGGCGTTCGCGTCGCGCACCACCGTGCTGTCGCTTGCCGACGCGCTGGCATTGCTGGCGTAG